The Miscanthus floridulus cultivar M001 chromosome 6, ASM1932011v1, whole genome shotgun sequence genomic interval caggtataaaaaatacacaaaatataatatttacatttatctaaagtttgagaataattataatataaaagaaatgcatctagaccagttaccaattaatttatagggtctagaccagttaccagtcaattgtaaagtgcaagacatgaagtaatacaaaaactaagatAAGTTTTTATACTTTTTTCctagaagcttggctcgtttagctcgcgagctggctcgagttggctcgttatagctaacgagctaaaatcttggctcggctcggctcgttatgataacgagccgagccgagccagccacgagccgagcgagctaacgagcttcgagtttttcgtccagccttgaTGGCCACGGGTTGGCTGGCGGACTTTCCAGGATTAAAAAAactattttactatttttttgGTTTGATTTACAAAATTGAGGAAAACTATTTTTAGGGGCAGCTCCCGTCTATAGAAATCGATCTCTAGGTAGGTAGCCGTCTTTACAAACCATCTATGGGCATCTCTGAaaatcatgtgtgtagtagtgcAAATTGTATACTGTACAAAAGTTATGTTAACTGGTTCACAAAACTTTTAATAGATTTTGTGTCAATTATATATAAGAGATGCTAATTGTTAAAATATACTTTACAAGATCAGTTTAAATACTAATACACTTAAAAAGTATACATATGGTGCACTGAAATAATATATGCAAACAAGATTTAGCCCTAAATGTTCATTTTCTCAGGTTAAGAACAAAAACAAATGTGGAAGTGAAAATATATCTAACGAGATAAGATCATATATAACACTAGAAACTAACCTACATCACCAGTCACACAGCTACCTCTCCCCAAAACAGCAACACCAAAACGAAATGGTAGATATTGCAAAATGATTTACATTTTCGACCCAACACAAGATTATTTGTGATTATTTACTTGCTTTGGATCGTTTTAACGTGTTTGCATGTTTATACACTTTCAGTTGCATACTATGTGATCAACTCTGCCATAACCCAAATTGAATTCCACCAGGCCACCACCGCTCATCATTTCATATGACGAGAACAACGCCGCCTccttatattttttttattaaaaaaacgcCTCggaaggatttgccgagtgtcatattctttgccgagtgtattttatcggacactcgggcaaatcatctctttgccgagtgccaaactaaaaacactcggcaaagattctgacactcggtaaactctctgtttgccgagtgtcttactagaaaacactcggcaaacattctgACACTCGCTAATTCTATTGAAAAACATTTGGCaaactccggcactcggcaaatatgataaaaacaCTTTGCAaattatggcactcggcaaacatcgcaCCACGTGTCCCTCcataaaaagagaaaaaaaaatcatttgccgagtgtcagatctgcACTGCTTTACCGAGTGTATCTACGACACTTGCAAAGCTCCTATACTATATAACTCACGGTGACCGTCCTCAGGAGCGCCGGCCCGCTGCGCTTCATCGTGCTCGAGGGCGACATGGTCGCTGCGCTCGGCTGCTTCGCCCACGAGGGCCGCATGCCGCTGCTTGGCACCGACCCCGCCGGCTTCGTCCTCTCCACCGCCATCGGCGGATCCAGCGGTACGTAACGGCATCTGTTTGTCTCTTTCGTCGGAATTTGGATCTGCTTTGCTTGCTTCTCGACTCCCTGATGTACGATTCGATTCGATCTCATCAATTTGATCTCTTGTGCCATGCCTTGCCCGTGCAGCGCTCAAAGAAGACGAGAAGATCACCTTGAACGGGTGCCGGAGCTTCCTGCCCTGGCAGAAGGATGTCGTCCAGGTGCCTCCAACCACGTCGGGCCCGACGCTTTGACGGCAACCCCGAGCCCCGGCAGGAAGGGCAGCGGTGGATTCAAGGCTACTCCAAGCCTGGCAGgaaaggcagcggcggcgggtttttttatatttttttgaaaattcttttcCGAGTGtcgatctttgtcgagtgctcgacaaaaaaatactcggcaaagacaaCTTTGCCGAGTCTTTGATCGTCGAGTGCCGTTTGCTGAGTGTAACActtggtaaagcctttgccgagtgttttttggactTCGCCATGCGCCATGGACACACGGCAAAGTTACTGATTCTGGTAGACTTTTGTTGCTTTTTTAGCTTGTTTCATATAATCAATATATGCTAGTAGGTGTTGACCTGTTGTTAGCATGCATGTTGTCTGCAATACTTGTAGATCAGGCAAGGAACGCCACATTTGTTCACCTTTTTTCTAGATTAAAATATGCCTAAACATCTGACAAATCTCTTACAAAAAGTGAAGAATGCCCCCCAATTCCTAAAATAACAAGCTACTCCATAGTAATTTGTGGATTTGTAGGAAGTCAGTCATTTGTTCGAAAAGGCATCATAGAAAAATTTTCATATACCAATCAAATCGTTCCCCTTTTCCTTTGTTTCAAAGGAGACTAAAAGTCTTATTGCCCTCGTATTCCCCTCCCTTTTTTGGCTTGCTTCTTGACCATCGGTACGGCATGTAATATAAGTGTAAGACGTATCTACAAGCGCATTGGAAGAAAGCAATTGAGATTGAGTCTCACCGGTGAGGTTGTTCCTAGAAAACCGCAGCCATTCGATTTGGATCAGGTTCCCAATTGTTGAGGGTATTGGCCCAGATAAATAATTGTTATCAGAATATCAACTTTGTAAGATTGCCGATCCATGGTGGTATTTGGTACCCAGAGAAGTCACAACCTTCAATGGACAACTCTCTTAAATTGGCAAGATTTCCAATCTGGTACGGTATTGGGCCAGAAAAATTGAAACCAGCAATGGTCAATGATGTCAACTTTGTAAGATTGCCTATAAATGATGGTATTTGCTGCACAGAGGCGTAACAAGTTATGAGCGCCAGGTCTGTCAAATAAGCAAGAGTTCCAATCTGGTACGGTATTGGCACAGAGGCACTGCAAGTCTGTATATACAACGTTTCAAGCCATGTCAGGTTGTTGATCCAAGAGAGTGTTGATTGAGAAAAGTCATAGCCATCGAGGCTCAGGTATTTCAAATCTTTAAGGTTGCCAACCCAAGATAGTACTGGCTTCTCCAAGCCAGATCCCTCTAGTCCCAGTATATTCAGTGACGGAAACCTTATTGAAGTGGGGAGTTCCTTGGCCATGGTTCCCGTGGTAAGGCTCAAAGTCTGGAGAGACGTCAGATTGGCAAAAGAGAGTGGCGTGTCATAAGCGAAGTTGGTCCCCACTAGTTTCAGGTTCTGCAAATTGTTTCCAGCTGGGAAATATGTAAATTTCACGAAAAGCATGGGGTTCTCAGATAAATCAAGCGTCGTCAAACTTTTTAGCTGGAAGATCTCAGTTGGAAATTGCCCTTCAAAGTAATTGCCTGATATGTCAAGACTGCTCAAGGAAGACAGTTGGGAAAAGTACTCAGGGACTTTGCCCCTGAGACCCGGGTTGTCTTTGAGGCTGATTGATGCCAGTGAGCGAAGCCTTGAGAAGGAAGGGTGAATAGAACCTGACAGACCACACCCAGACAAGCTAAGAATACGTAGCTGAGGAACTGAGTGCCCTAAAGCAGTAGACCAAGTCGACCCACTGCTAG includes:
- the LOC136461714 gene encoding LRR receptor-like serine/threonine-protein kinase ER1, with the translated sequence MANMSNLRELRLDSVDLSSSGSTWSTALGHSVPQLRILSLSGCGLSGSIHPSFSRLRSLASISLKDNPGLRGKVPEYFSQLSSLSSLDISGNYFEGQFPTEIFQLKSLTTLDLSENPMLFVKFTYFPAGNNLQNLKLVGTNFAYDTPLSFANLTSLQTLSLTTGTMAKELPTSIRFPSLNILGLEGSGLEKPVLSWVGNLKDLKYLSLDGYDFSQSTLSWINNLTWLETLYIQTCSASVPIPYQIGTLAYLTDLALITCYASVQQIPSFIGNLTKLTSLTIAGFNFSGPIPYQIGNLANLRELSIEGCDFSGYQIPPWIGNLTKLIF